From Sporosarcina sp. Te-1, the proteins below share one genomic window:
- a CDS encoding helix-turn-helix transcriptional regulator: MNLQNLQIIRTKRGLSYQDMATRLGITLQAYWMIENGKRGLSYEMAVKIAKILDKTPDEIFLI, encoded by the coding sequence ATGAATTTACAGAACTTGCAAATTATAAGAACTAAACGGGGTCTTTCCTATCAGGATATGGCAACTAGATTAGGGATTACTCTTCAAGCATATTGGATGATTGAAAATGGCAAGAGAGGTCTCTCTTATGAAATGGCAGTTAAAATTGCAAAGATTTTAGATAAGACGCCAGATGAAATTTTTTTAATTTAA
- a CDS encoding helix-turn-helix domain-containing protein, whose amino-acid sequence MLGQRLKKLRLDRKLTQKQLAEKIKVTHVSISGYENGNRYPDTDTLQRLADYFDVSTDYLLGRSNLTNTVPVAGQEIILSPEELLLFNELKKHPTMLYDLASDPEKKVKELIKLYKMKQILLEEEEDGEGVREKKD is encoded by the coding sequence ATGCTGGGCCAACGGTTAAAAAAACTACGATTAGATAGAAAACTAACGCAGAAGCAACTTGCCGAGAAAATTAAAGTTACACATGTATCTATATCTGGTTACGAAAACGGCAATCGCTATCCTGATACAGATACGCTGCAAAGATTAGCCGATTATTTTGATGTTTCTACGGACTATCTTCTTGGCCGTTCCAATCTAACTAATACAGTTCCTGTAGCCGGACAGGAAATTATACTCTCTCCAGAAGAGCTTTTACTCTTTAACGAACTGAAAAAACACCCAACAATGCTTTATGATTTAGCATCAGATCCTGAAAAGAAAGTGAAGGAGCTTATCAAGTTGTATAAGATGAAGCAGATTTTATTAGAAGAAGAGGAAGATGGAGAAGGGGTTCGAGAGAAAAAGGATTAG
- a CDS encoding DUF5673 domain-containing protein: MQLIITLLFLMFFVPYVYLYLRQVIKMKQAAVFPITEEDLKAVRRQPKKPIALPVISHQKTGLLINAFIILLLLFLVISKTLGYFNEWTYFSLLLPALINYNQTWNLFAIMEDGVLCGGRFVSWKRIQSYQFEPIDKDHRYYGYASEVNNSYELEIKTKLSSIACIVTSEAAKDKISGILDAHLSCD; encoded by the coding sequence ATGCAATTGATCATCACTTTACTATTTTTAATGTTCTTCGTCCCATATGTTTACCTTTATCTTCGGCAAGTTATTAAAATGAAGCAAGCAGCGGTTTTTCCTATCACCGAAGAAGACTTGAAGGCGGTTCGGAGACAACCAAAAAAACCCATCGCTTTGCCGGTCATCTCCCATCAAAAAACAGGACTTTTAATAAATGCTTTCATCATTCTTCTTTTGCTCTTTCTGGTGATTTCCAAAACACTCGGATATTTTAACGAGTGGACTTACTTCAGCTTATTACTCCCTGCGTTGATTAATTATAATCAAACTTGGAATTTATTCGCCATCATGGAAGACGGGGTGCTATGTGGTGGAAGGTTTGTTTCCTGGAAAAGGATTCAATCATATCAATTTGAGCCGATAGACAAAGATCACCGTTATTATGGATATGCTTCTGAAGTGAACAACAGCTACGAGCTGGAGATTAAAACAAAGTTGTCTTCTATCGCCTGTATTGTTACTTCGGAAGCAGCAAAAGATAAGATTTCAGGTATACTGGATGCTCATTTATCTTGCGATTAA
- a CDS encoding DEAD/DEAH box helicase: protein MKTDHRTIRDVIEDLRKDPSFAENIIHYRAIEGKDATYAEFPGDLHPSIVKALETRGIRKLYSHQREAFDLAAGGRSITAVTPTASGKSLCYHLPVLQSILEDEASRALYLFPTKALAQDQLAELHSLIEASGETILSYTFDGDTAPGLRTKVRKSGHIVLTNPDMLHSGILPHHTKWVSLFENLKYIVIDELHTYKGVFGSHVAHVLRRLKRICNYYGADPVFICTSATIANPKELAEALTNSPMELIANNGAPAGTKHFVFYNPPVIHPTFGIRRSAVLEVRDLGGFLYREGIQTIIFAKSRVRVEMLVTYMKELTKKKLFDETVMGYRGGYLPSERRKIEKGLRNGDIRTVVSTNALELGIDIGQLQACIMTGYPGNIASAFQQAGRAGRRQDDALIIYVAQSIALDQYIIDHPDYLLGQTPEEALIHPDNMLILIDHLKCASFELPFSSTETYGEFEVQELLGFLESEGILVRTSDKWHWMTDRFPASEISLRSASQENVIIIDKTVPKGTKVIGEMDRYSAMTLLHEEAIYIHQGTQYQVEKLDWEEKKAYVTEVDVDYFTDANLAVELKVMNEDKTEAAGELVTSYGDIAVLAIPTIFKKIRFDTHDNIGSGPISLPAEELHTSSTWLSFDAPEGWKESDLTDAMTGAAQAIHSFIPIFVRCDRTDIHVVPQVKATHTGKPTFFIYDSYPGGIGLSEKLFDRWDELLELAAKHVSSCRCEAGCPVCIGAQEAGVKSGKRRVIGLLEELARKEEGKSGSRHL from the coding sequence ATGAAGACGGATCACAGGACAATTCGAGATGTAATAGAAGACTTGAGGAAAGATCCGTCATTTGCCGAGAATATCATCCACTACCGAGCGATTGAAGGGAAAGATGCAACCTATGCGGAATTTCCGGGGGACCTGCATCCTTCTATCGTAAAAGCACTCGAAACAAGAGGCATTCGGAAATTGTATAGCCATCAGAGGGAAGCGTTCGATCTGGCTGCTGGCGGTCGCTCGATCACCGCCGTCACGCCAACCGCTTCCGGCAAATCCTTGTGCTATCATTTGCCGGTGCTCCAAAGCATTTTGGAGGATGAAGCATCAAGGGCGCTTTATCTGTTCCCGACAAAAGCGTTGGCACAAGACCAATTAGCAGAACTACATTCATTAATTGAAGCGAGCGGAGAAACTATCCTAAGTTACACCTTCGACGGAGACACAGCTCCCGGCTTACGGACCAAGGTGCGAAAATCCGGACATATCGTCTTGACCAATCCGGACATGCTCCATTCAGGCATTCTGCCGCACCATACGAAGTGGGTTTCTCTCTTTGAAAACTTGAAGTATATCGTCATTGATGAATTGCACACATATAAAGGTGTGTTCGGGAGCCATGTCGCGCATGTACTCCGCCGTTTGAAACGGATTTGCAATTATTATGGAGCTGACCCTGTTTTCATTTGCACATCGGCTACGATAGCTAATCCGAAAGAACTGGCGGAAGCGTTGACAAATAGTCCGATGGAGCTCATTGCGAATAATGGAGCACCTGCAGGAACGAAACACTTTGTATTCTATAATCCGCCAGTCATCCATCCGACGTTCGGAATCCGAAGAAGTGCCGTTTTGGAAGTAAGGGATCTGGGTGGCTTCTTATACAGAGAAGGCATCCAAACGATCATTTTCGCCAAAAGCAGGGTGCGGGTCGAAATGCTCGTCACCTATATGAAGGAATTGACGAAGAAAAAACTGTTCGACGAAACGGTGATGGGCTACCGAGGCGGCTATTTGCCGTCTGAACGGCGAAAAATCGAAAAAGGGCTGCGCAACGGGGATATTCGAACAGTTGTTAGCACGAACGCACTGGAGCTTGGTATTGATATCGGCCAATTGCAGGCGTGTATTATGACCGGATACCCGGGGAATATCGCGAGCGCCTTCCAACAAGCAGGGCGTGCAGGTAGAAGGCAGGACGATGCGTTGATCATTTATGTCGCCCAGTCCATTGCACTCGATCAGTACATCATCGATCACCCGGACTATCTCCTCGGCCAGACGCCAGAGGAAGCACTTATCCATCCGGACAACATGCTTATCTTGATTGATCACTTGAAATGCGCCTCATTTGAACTTCCGTTCTCCTCGACAGAAACATATGGTGAATTCGAAGTGCAGGAACTGCTAGGATTTTTGGAGAGCGAAGGGATTCTTGTCCGGACATCTGATAAATGGCATTGGATGACCGACCGCTTTCCTGCAAGTGAAATCAGTCTCCGTTCCGCTTCCCAAGAAAACGTCATTATCATCGATAAGACGGTGCCGAAAGGGACAAAGGTGATCGGCGAGATGGATCGCTACAGCGCAATGACGTTGCTCCATGAAGAAGCGATTTATATTCACCAGGGGACCCAGTATCAAGTAGAGAAACTGGATTGGGAGGAAAAAAAGGCTTACGTGACCGAAGTAGATGTCGATTATTTCACGGATGCTAATTTGGCGGTTGAATTGAAAGTGATGAATGAGGATAAAACCGAAGCGGCCGGTGAACTGGTGACTTCCTACGGGGATATCGCCGTGCTTGCCATCCCGACTATTTTCAAAAAGATTCGTTTTGACACCCACGACAACATCGGTTCCGGTCCCATCTCATTGCCGGCAGAGGAACTTCACACTTCATCGACATGGCTATCGTTCGACGCACCAGAAGGATGGAAAGAATCCGATTTGACAGATGCCATGACTGGCGCTGCCCAAGCGATCCATTCGTTTATTCCGATTTTCGTCAGGTGCGACAGAACGGACATTCATGTCGTCCCGCAAGTGAAAGCGACTCATACAGGGAAACCGACGTTTTTCATTTACGACAGTTATCCTGGAGGCATCGGTCTGAGTGAAAAACTGTTTGATCGATGGGATGAATTGCTGGAACTAGCAGCCAAACATGTTTCGTCTTGCCGTTGTGAAGCAGGTTGTCCGGTTTGTATCGGAGCTCAGGAGGCGGGTGTGAAGTCAGGGAAGAGGCGTGTAATTGGACTGCTCGAGGAACTGGCGCGTAAAGAGGAAGGGAAAAGCGGATCAAGGCATCTTTGA
- a CDS encoding YppE family protein, giving the protein MTSIKSSTERLLSVCEECLERHAEMRRLDREPDFFNEVKPYSDEQFELLNTWKEEIETWIRREGPKYIHMQQILALDDMMRQFIVQSFYQKTGKKRFVQSIQSARYTLQTILNAIEEREEDRS; this is encoded by the coding sequence ATGACAAGTATCAAATCGAGTACTGAACGGCTCCTTTCCGTCTGTGAAGAATGCCTCGAGCGGCATGCGGAGATGAGAAGGCTTGATCGGGAGCCTGATTTTTTTAATGAAGTCAAACCATATTCGGATGAACAATTCGAACTGCTCAATACATGGAAAGAAGAAATAGAAACATGGATTCGGCGAGAAGGGCCGAAGTATATTCATATGCAGCAAATTCTAGCGTTGGACGACATGATGAGACAATTTATTGTCCAATCGTTTTATCAAAAGACAGGGAAGAAGCGTTTCGTTCAATCGATTCAGTCTGCCCGTTACACTTTACAAACGATTCTAAATGCAATTGAAGAACGAGAGGAAGACCGATCATGA
- the recU gene encoding Holliday junction resolvase RecU: MTIRYPNGRKYTPSNQSNGPRKVNHSFGNRGKTLEDELNETNDYYVSHGIAVIHKKPVPIQVVNVNYPARSAAVITEAYFRTPSTTDYNGVWNGKHIDFEAKETKSLTSFPLQNIHEHQVEHMKRVHEQGGIAFLLIHFSSLDRYFVVPYEYFIGKWERKIAGGRKSITLGEIEDISIEIQAGFNPRLDYLKAVRLWLDRLQKEATERQEIE; the protein is encoded by the coding sequence TTGACAATACGCTATCCGAACGGAAGGAAATATACGCCTTCCAACCAATCAAATGGACCACGGAAAGTGAACCATTCTTTCGGGAACCGCGGCAAGACGTTGGAGGATGAACTGAATGAGACGAATGACTACTATGTAAGCCATGGCATTGCCGTCATCCATAAAAAACCCGTGCCAATCCAAGTCGTCAACGTGAACTACCCTGCGAGAAGCGCAGCTGTTATTACGGAAGCCTATTTCCGTACTCCTTCCACTACTGATTACAATGGTGTTTGGAACGGAAAACATATTGATTTTGAGGCGAAGGAAACCAAGAGTTTGACTTCCTTTCCACTGCAAAATATCCATGAACATCAAGTGGAACATATGAAACGAGTACATGAACAAGGCGGTATTGCATTTCTGCTCATTCATTTCAGTTCACTTGATCGATATTTTGTTGTTCCCTATGAGTATTTCATCGGAAAATGGGAAAGGAAGATAGCAGGCGGCAGAAAGTCTATCACGCTTGGGGAAATAGAAGACATATCCATTGAAATCCAAGCCGGTTTCAATCCAAGACTTGATTATTTGAAAGCTGTCCGTTTGTGGTTAGATCGACTTCAAAAGGAAGCAACTGAAAGGCAGGAAATAGAATGA
- a CDS encoding PBP1A family penicillin-binding protein produces the protein MSENVNSRSARRQQQAAGKRKGRKNGPSKGPKHFIKKIFLAIIAVGLALFLGGVGLFAYYASTAPELDESLLKDPLTSELLDKDGNVFLKFGAEKREFVPYKDIPVELRDAILATEDVRFFKHHGMDFYRLGGAVLANFRGGFGSQGASTLTQQVIKNSFLSDEKTLKRKAQEAWLAFKLEREYSKEDIFEMYFNKILMSGRIYGIGTASEYFYGKELSELELPEMALLAGMPQSPNGYNPLKNPERAEKRRNTVLHLMYKHKKITKEEMEAAQAVPVTANLLPDEQRQDYTESKYPAYVDMVLDELEAAGMMSLLSEGVKIQTALDPKAQETVENAINNNGIYESEEMQAAMTVLDTKTGAIVAVGGGRNYSGRNMNFATSDNPRQPGSAIKPILSYGPAIENFSWSTGNIVVDEPYTYKGTNKQIRNVDGKYAGPITIREALYRSRNIPAVKIFEEVGTQKSGDFARKLGLPYEKLNSSHSIGGGEYEFSTVQMAGAYSAFGNGGIYTKPHAVKKIIMRDGKTERNMTPDPVNAMKDSTAYMVTDMLRDVLTLGTGKTANVSGLDIAGKSGTTNYSNDTKNKHNFKNTDVPDSWFAGYTTNYTIAVWGGYKDYTTPIQTYDKGRYVPQNLFRTVMGELSSGKETARFKQPNSVEEATIVKGSNPIVLAGASTPSSMTSRELFVKGTKPTEVVEETVTELEAPSGLSADYDVNTNSIALSWSHNPPDPELLDEPVQFKVSVSVDGSKAEEMTTTSDHSVTFSGVEMGRTYEFSVVAIAGDLVSDPASTSLFIQGESEDETEEPDTNYDENEDGSQDQENGNGDQDGNENNGNNGNNGNQGNQGNPGNNGNNGNGNSGNSGNNNGNVNPDNSGGNDTNTGSGGETGGAPGNDDSSDDGDS, from the coding sequence ATGAGTGAGAATGTGAATTCAAGATCTGCTCGAAGACAGCAGCAAGCTGCTGGAAAAAGAAAAGGCAGAAAAAACGGTCCATCGAAAGGGCCCAAACATTTTATTAAAAAGATCTTTTTGGCGATTATCGCAGTGGGGCTCGCCTTGTTTTTAGGCGGCGTCGGCCTGTTTGCTTACTATGCAAGCACTGCCCCTGAACTGGATGAATCCTTATTGAAAGACCCTTTGACCTCGGAACTTTTAGATAAAGACGGAAATGTCTTTTTGAAGTTTGGAGCCGAAAAGAGGGAGTTTGTTCCTTATAAAGACATACCGGTTGAACTCCGGGACGCTATTCTGGCAACGGAAGATGTCCGGTTCTTCAAACATCACGGCATGGATTTTTACCGGCTGGGAGGAGCAGTTCTCGCTAACTTCAGAGGAGGTTTCGGATCTCAAGGAGCCTCTACCCTGACGCAACAAGTTATTAAAAACTCTTTCTTATCCGATGAAAAGACTTTGAAACGGAAAGCGCAGGAAGCATGGCTTGCCTTTAAATTAGAACGGGAATATTCAAAAGAAGATATTTTTGAAATGTACTTCAATAAAATCCTGATGTCTGGACGCATCTATGGAATTGGTACTGCATCGGAATATTTTTATGGCAAAGAGCTTAGCGAATTAGAGCTTCCAGAAATGGCGCTGCTCGCCGGCATGCCGCAGTCTCCAAATGGATACAATCCGCTCAAGAACCCAGAGCGGGCAGAAAAACGACGGAATACCGTGCTCCACCTCATGTACAAACATAAGAAGATAACAAAAGAAGAAATGGAAGCCGCGCAGGCTGTTCCCGTAACAGCGAACCTCTTGCCGGATGAGCAACGCCAGGATTATACCGAATCCAAATATCCGGCATATGTCGACATGGTACTCGACGAACTGGAAGCGGCCGGCATGATGAGTCTGCTGTCCGAAGGAGTGAAAATCCAGACCGCACTTGATCCAAAGGCGCAAGAGACTGTGGAAAATGCGATCAATAATAATGGGATTTATGAGTCGGAGGAAATGCAGGCAGCTATGACGGTATTGGATACAAAAACCGGAGCGATTGTCGCAGTAGGCGGAGGAAGAAATTATTCAGGACGGAATATGAACTTTGCCACTTCTGATAATCCACGGCAACCGGGATCTGCCATTAAACCGATTTTGTCCTATGGACCGGCCATCGAAAATTTCAGCTGGTCGACAGGCAATATCGTTGTCGACGAACCGTACACCTATAAAGGAACCAACAAACAGATTCGGAATGTTGACGGAAAATATGCAGGACCGATAACAATCCGAGAAGCACTCTATCGCTCGCGCAACATACCGGCTGTTAAAATCTTTGAGGAAGTCGGGACACAAAAGAGCGGGGATTTCGCTCGGAAATTGGGACTGCCTTATGAAAAACTAAATTCTTCGCATTCTATTGGCGGTGGAGAATACGAATTTTCGACAGTTCAGATGGCGGGCGCCTACTCGGCGTTCGGTAATGGCGGTATTTATACAAAACCGCATGCTGTTAAGAAAATCATTATGCGAGACGGAAAAACAGAACGGAATATGACACCAGATCCAGTCAATGCAATGAAAGATTCGACTGCTTATATGGTGACCGATATGCTAAGGGATGTCCTGACTCTAGGTACTGGTAAAACAGCAAATGTCAGCGGATTGGATATCGCCGGTAAATCAGGAACGACCAACTACTCTAACGACACGAAAAATAAACATAACTTTAAAAACACGGATGTTCCTGACTCATGGTTCGCAGGCTACACGACCAATTATACAATCGCGGTATGGGGCGGTTATAAAGATTACACCACTCCAATCCAGACTTATGATAAAGGACGCTATGTCCCGCAAAATCTTTTCCGCACTGTTATGGGTGAATTGTCATCCGGCAAGGAGACCGCCCGTTTTAAACAGCCGAATTCAGTCGAAGAAGCGACCATTGTCAAAGGTTCCAATCCAATCGTATTGGCAGGTGCTTCCACGCCAAGCAGCATGACAAGCCGGGAGCTGTTCGTTAAAGGAACGAAACCGACCGAAGTTGTAGAAGAAACAGTGACTGAGCTTGAAGCACCGAGTGGATTGAGTGCTGATTATGATGTGAATACCAATTCAATCGCACTGAGCTGGTCTCATAATCCGCCTGATCCTGAACTGCTTGATGAGCCAGTACAATTTAAAGTCTCCGTTTCCGTTGATGGAAGCAAAGCAGAGGAAATGACAACTACTTCCGACCATTCCGTCACCTTCTCAGGTGTTGAAATGGGAAGGACCTATGAGTTTTCAGTCGTCGCAATCGCAGGCGATTTAGTCAGTGATCCGGCATCCACTTCCCTCTTTATCCAAGGGGAGAGTGAGGATGAAACCGAAGAGCCTGATACGAACTATGATGAAAATGAAGATGGATCGCAGGATCAGGAAAACGGTAATGGAGATCAAGACGGAAACGAGAACAACGGGAATAATGGCAATAACGGAAATCAAGGAAATCAAGGGAATCCCGGAAATAACGGAAATAATGGCAACGGAAACAGCGGGAATTCCGGAAATAACAATGGGAATGTAAACCCTGATAACTCTGGTGGCAACGACACGAATACAGGCAGCGGAGGAGAAACCGGAGGCGCTCCGGGGAACGATGATAGTTCCGATGATGGTGATTCCTAA
- a CDS encoding YpoC family protein yields MADNERAKKDWVDKSMAKWATMQRTIEQGRLEKNPLVEDWMKESVQLFEAMLVPYDHAANGKNAIQPMNGEERLNFVKAKLRSPQAYQQLQALFMEAAKKAASLHARNIKSESF; encoded by the coding sequence ATGGCTGACAACGAAAGAGCCAAAAAAGACTGGGTGGATAAGTCAATGGCAAAATGGGCAACGATGCAGCGAACCATTGAACAGGGCCGTTTAGAGAAAAACCCATTGGTAGAAGACTGGATGAAAGAATCGGTTCAATTATTTGAGGCAATGCTCGTCCCTTATGATCATGCAGCGAACGGCAAAAACGCCATCCAACCGATGAATGGGGAAGAGCGGTTGAACTTTGTCAAGGCCAAGTTGCGCAGCCCCCAAGCTTATCAACAATTGCAGGCGCTTTTTATGGAGGCAGCCAAGAAGGCAGCCAGTCTCCATGCCAGAAACATCAAAAGTGAATCATTTTGA
- the nth gene encoding endonuclease III, translated as MLTKKQWDICLDEIGKMFPDAHCELVHKNPFELVIATLLSAQCTDVLVNRVTADLFMKYKRPEDYLAVPLEELQNDIRSIGLFRNKAKNIQALCRLLVEEYGGVVPGDRDVLMTFPGVGRKTANVVVSNAFGIPALAVDTHVERVAKRLAMNRWKDTPLQVEEKLMRWTPRDRWCDVHHQLIFFGRYHCKAQNPNCPECPLLSMCREGKKRMKVNG; from the coding sequence ATGTTAACAAAAAAACAATGGGATATTTGTCTAGACGAAATAGGGAAAATGTTTCCGGACGCCCATTGTGAGCTAGTTCATAAAAACCCATTTGAGTTGGTTATTGCGACACTGCTGTCTGCTCAGTGCACAGACGTTCTCGTCAACAGAGTAACAGCAGATCTCTTTATGAAATATAAAAGACCGGAAGATTATCTGGCAGTGCCGCTTGAGGAACTGCAAAACGATATACGATCCATTGGTCTTTTTCGAAACAAAGCGAAAAATATTCAGGCGTTGTGCCGCTTGCTAGTAGAGGAATATGGAGGGGTAGTTCCAGGCGATCGCGACGTGCTCATGACGTTTCCAGGCGTAGGGAGAAAGACCGCAAACGTCGTCGTCTCCAATGCTTTCGGTATTCCGGCGCTTGCAGTAGATACACATGTCGAGCGGGTAGCGAAAAGACTCGCTATGAATCGTTGGAAAGATACCCCCTTGCAAGTGGAAGAAAAACTCATGCGCTGGACGCCGAGGGATAGATGGTGTGATGTCCACCATCAGCTCATCTTTTTCGGTCGGTATCACTGCAAAGCACAAAATCCAAATTGCCCCGAGTGTCCGCTTCTTTCCATGTGCAGGGAAGGAAAGAAAAGGATGAAAGTGAATGGCTGA
- a CDS encoding DnaD domain-containing protein, whose amino-acid sequence MQQEERLRTWIEQGNVTISQLFFQRYKSLGMKDVDAMLIMQMISFQSAGIMFPIPAAFAERMHLTEKEVTDILQYLMQRGYLSIDQSEDEKGVLHEKFSLLPLWSRMMEQIAMEQGQAEEQNSCNEEGEIFTLFEQEFGRLLSPMECETISMWLDQDDHGVEIIRAALKEAVLAQKLSLRYVDRILFEWKKKNVKTLADIERNVKPFRASIGRPMPKREATSGKIHFYNWLEERE is encoded by the coding sequence ATGCAACAGGAAGAACGGCTCCGTACTTGGATTGAGCAGGGAAATGTAACCATTTCCCAGCTTTTTTTTCAGCGTTATAAATCGCTTGGCATGAAAGATGTGGATGCCATGCTCATTATGCAGATGATTTCATTTCAATCGGCGGGTATTATGTTTCCTATACCCGCGGCATTTGCAGAGCGAATGCATTTGACTGAAAAAGAAGTGACGGATATCCTTCAATATCTCATGCAACGCGGTTACTTGTCGATTGACCAAAGCGAAGACGAAAAAGGCGTGCTTCATGAAAAGTTTTCTTTGCTTCCATTATGGAGTCGGATGATGGAGCAAATCGCCATGGAACAGGGACAAGCAGAGGAACAGAATAGTTGCAACGAGGAAGGGGAAATCTTCACACTGTTCGAACAGGAATTCGGCAGGCTTCTATCGCCAATGGAATGCGAGACGATTTCCATGTGGCTTGATCAAGATGACCACGGCGTAGAGATTATTCGGGCAGCTCTCAAAGAAGCGGTATTGGCGCAGAAATTGAGCTTGCGCTATGTTGACCGTATTCTATTTGAGTGGAAGAAAAAGAATGTGAAAACCCTCGCGGATATTGAGCGCAATGTAAAACCGTTCCGTGCCTCGATCGGACGGCCTATGCCAAAGCGCGAGGCGACTTCAGGGAAAATCCATTTTTATAATTGGTTGGAAGAACGGGAATAG